One stretch of Streptomyces peucetius DNA includes these proteins:
- a CDS encoding PQQ-dependent sugar dehydrogenase, whose amino-acid sequence MRPKLCGFRRTAAGALAALLSAALLISTAPAAATPSTTPPSPAAQPTAEEFQQVTLAKGVAETGEPMTMAVLPDRSVLHTSRDGTLRITDAAGSTQVSGKLDVYSHDEEGLQGIGVDPGFTSNRHVYLYYAPKLSTPGGDAPGDGTAADFAPFDGVNRLSRFTLGTDGKLNAASEKKILDVPASRGICCHVGGDIDFDAQGNLYLTTGDDTNPFASDGYAPLDERASRNPAYDAQRSSANTNDLRGKVLRIKVHADGSYTLPPGNLFAPGTARTRPEIYAMGFRNPFRMSVDKETGTVHLGDYGPDAGTAAPDRGPAGQVEFNRITRAGNYGWPYCTGANDAYNDYDFAAGTSGPKFSCSAPKNTSPRNTGLTDLPPAQPAWLPYDGGSVPEFGSGSESPMGGPVYRYDASSPSAVKFPQSYDGNFFAGEFGRKWIRRIAQSADGTIQSINAFPWNGTQVMDMAFGPDGALYVLDYGTGYFSGDHNSALYRIEHVTGGRAPLAQAKADRTSGQAPLAVAFFSAGSTDPDGDTLSYAWKFGDGTTSTAADPSHTYTANGRYTAELTVSDGTGRTAIASVQITVGNTEPTVRLELPADGSIIDPGAAVPFRVTVTDPEDGAIDCSRVTVTFIIGHDSHGHPQTSATGCSGTVQTIADGEHDPNANIFGVWDAEYTDKGANGQPALTAHDQHISQPTHRQAEHYGDSAGVQVVSHAAAHGGKTVGYIDSGDWISFTPYVLGDATRFTARVSSGGAGGTLEIRAGSPTGTLLGTATVPVTGGWETFEEVGTALTNRPAGTTTLYLVFKGGVGPLFDVDDFRFTTSGAGPRTGEITGVNGKCLDVAAGATADGTQVQVWTCNGTGAQSWTVPGDGTLRALGKCLDVSGGGSADGTKVQLWTCNGSGAQTWSAQADGSVRNPQSGKCLDAEGGTWNDGTRVHLWTCHTGPNQQWNLP is encoded by the coding sequence GTGCGCCCAAAGTTATGCGGATTCCGTCGGACAGCCGCCGGCGCCCTCGCCGCCCTGCTCTCCGCCGCACTCCTCATCTCCACCGCCCCAGCAGCCGCGACCCCGTCGACGACACCCCCGTCACCTGCCGCCCAGCCGACCGCCGAGGAGTTCCAGCAGGTCACACTCGCGAAGGGCGTCGCCGAGACCGGCGAGCCCATGACGATGGCCGTACTGCCCGACCGGTCGGTGCTGCACACGTCGCGCGACGGGACCCTGCGGATCACCGACGCCGCGGGCAGCACCCAGGTGTCGGGCAAGCTGGACGTCTACAGCCACGACGAGGAGGGCCTCCAAGGGATCGGGGTGGACCCCGGCTTCACCTCCAATCGGCACGTCTACCTCTACTACGCCCCCAAGCTCTCCACCCCGGGCGGCGACGCCCCCGGCGACGGCACGGCCGCCGACTTCGCCCCGTTCGACGGCGTCAACCGGCTCTCCCGCTTCACTCTGGGCACCGACGGGAAGCTGAACGCCGCCAGCGAGAAGAAGATCCTCGACGTGCCCGCGTCCCGTGGCATCTGCTGCCACGTCGGGGGCGACATCGACTTCGACGCGCAGGGCAACCTCTATCTGACGACGGGCGACGACACGAACCCCTTCGCCTCCGACGGCTACGCGCCGCTGGACGAACGGGCGTCCCGTAACCCGGCCTACGACGCCCAGCGTTCCAGCGCCAACACCAACGATCTGCGGGGCAAGGTGCTGAGGATCAAGGTTCACGCGGACGGCTCGTACACCCTCCCCCCTGGCAACCTCTTCGCCCCGGGGACCGCCAGGACACGGCCCGAGATCTACGCGATGGGCTTCCGCAACCCGTTCCGCATGAGCGTCGACAAGGAGACCGGAACCGTCCATCTCGGCGACTACGGCCCCGACGCCGGCACGGCGGCCCCCGATCGGGGCCCCGCCGGGCAGGTCGAGTTCAACCGGATCACCCGAGCGGGCAACTACGGCTGGCCCTACTGCACCGGCGCGAACGACGCCTACAACGACTACGACTTCGCCGCCGGCACGTCAGGCCCGAAATTCTCCTGCTCGGCCCCGAAGAACACCTCCCCGCGCAACACCGGCCTGACCGACCTCCCGCCCGCCCAGCCGGCCTGGCTGCCGTACGACGGCGGTTCGGTGCCCGAGTTCGGCAGCGGCTCCGAGTCGCCCATGGGCGGACCGGTCTACCGCTACGACGCGTCCTCACCCTCCGCCGTGAAGTTCCCGCAGAGCTACGACGGCAACTTCTTCGCCGGCGAGTTCGGCCGCAAGTGGATACGCCGCATCGCGCAGAGCGCCGACGGGACCATCCAGTCCATCAACGCCTTCCCCTGGAACGGCACCCAGGTGATGGACATGGCCTTCGGCCCGGACGGCGCCCTGTACGTACTCGACTACGGCACCGGCTACTTCAGCGGTGACCACAACTCGGCCCTGTACCGCATCGAGCACGTCACCGGCGGCCGGGCACCCCTCGCGCAGGCGAAGGCCGACCGCACGTCCGGGCAGGCGCCGCTGGCCGTGGCGTTCTTTTCGGCAGGCAGCACCGACCCCGACGGCGACACGCTCTCCTACGCCTGGAAGTTCGGCGACGGTACGACATCGACGGCGGCCGACCCCTCGCACACGTACACGGCCAACGGCCGGTACACCGCCGAGCTGACCGTCTCGGACGGCACTGGCCGGACGGCCATCGCATCCGTGCAGATCACCGTCGGCAACACCGAACCCACCGTGCGCCTCGAACTCCCGGCGGACGGCAGCATCATCGACCCGGGCGCCGCCGTGCCGTTCCGCGTCACGGTCACCGATCCCGAGGACGGCGCCATCGACTGCTCGCGCGTCACCGTGACCTTCATCATCGGTCACGACAGCCACGGACATCCGCAGACGTCCGCCACCGGCTGCTCGGGGACCGTGCAGACCATCGCGGACGGCGAACACGACCCGAATGCCAACATCTTCGGGGTCTGGGACGCGGAGTACACCGACAAGGGCGCGAACGGACAGCCCGCCCTCACCGCCCACGACCAGCACATCAGCCAGCCCACCCACCGTCAGGCCGAGCACTACGGGGACTCTGCCGGCGTGCAGGTCGTCAGCCACGCGGCGGCCCACGGCGGGAAGACGGTCGGGTACATCGACAGCGGCGACTGGATCTCCTTCACGCCCTACGTCCTCGGCGATGCCACCCGCTTCACGGCGCGCGTCTCCTCCGGCGGCGCCGGAGGCACCCTCGAGATACGTGCCGGCTCACCCACCGGCACGCTGCTGGGCACGGCCACCGTGCCGGTGACCGGCGGCTGGGAGACGTTCGAGGAGGTCGGCACCGCCCTGACGAACCGGCCGGCGGGCACCACGACCCTGTACCTGGTCTTCAAGGGCGGCGTCGGTCCCCTCTTCGACGTCGACGACTTCCGCTTCACCACCTCGGGCGCCGGGCCCAGGACCGGAGAGATCACCGGGGTGAACGGAAAGTGCCTGGACGTCGCCGCCGGCGCCACGGCCGACGGCACACAGGTGCAGGTGTGGACCTGCAACGGAACCGGCGCCCAGAGCTGGACGGTGCCGGGCGACGGGACCCTGCGCGCGCTGGGCAAGTGCCTCGACGTGAGCGGTGGCGGCAGTGCCGACGGCACGAAGGTGCAACTGTGGACGTGTAACGGAAGCGGCGCCCAGACGTGGTCGGCGCAGGCGGACGGGTCGGTGCGCAACCCGCAGTCGGGCAAGTGCCTCGACGCCGAGGGCGGTACCTGGAACGACGGCACCAGGGTCCACCTGTGGACCTGCCACACCGGCCCCAACCAGCAATGGAACCTGCCCTAG
- a CDS encoding ThuA domain-containing protein yields the protein MRRHLITRAGALLAGLLLCAGTAPTAASAYREAAPAAQDSASAGPRTASSAAAPLPDARAAADPAYRVLAFSKTAGFRHSSIDDGLAALRELGAAHNFTVDATEDATAFTAANLGRYGAVVFLSTTGDVLNGTQQTAFEQYIRGGGGYVGIHAAADTEYDWPFYAGLAGALFHSHPHNQTATVRVEDRAHDATAHLGGAWQRFDEWYNYRSNPRTTAHVLASLDEGSYTGGNMSGDHPIAWCKDYEGGRAFYTGGGHTDESYTEPAFRRHLLGGIRWAAGTTKADCRPETGYTALFDGSGTAGWEQAGPGSFSLADGTLTSQGGLGMLWHSAREVTGDYSLKLDWRMDGDDNSGVFVGFPASSDPWSAVNNGYEIQIDATDAADRTTGAVYGFQSADVTARDAALNPPGEWNTYEIRVTGERLEVFLNGRKINDFTNTDPARSLRQGHIGLQNHGDGDQVSFRNIRLATSDTDGRTGELTGVNGKCLDVAAGATADGTQVQLWTCNGSGAQQWTVPGDGTVRALGKCLDVSGGGSADGTRIQLWTCNGTGAQTWSAQPDGSVRNPQSGKCLDAEGGTWNDGTRVHLWTCHTGPNQKWNLP from the coding sequence ATGAGACGACACCTCATCACCCGCGCCGGAGCCCTGCTCGCCGGGCTGCTCCTGTGCGCGGGCACCGCGCCCACCGCGGCGTCCGCGTATCGGGAGGCCGCCCCCGCCGCTCAGGACTCGGCCTCCGCCGGTCCGCGGACGGCCTCCAGCGCTGCCGCACCGCTTCCCGACGCCCGGGCGGCCGCCGACCCCGCGTACCGGGTCCTCGCCTTCTCGAAGACGGCCGGCTTCCGCCACTCGTCCATCGACGACGGGCTGGCGGCCCTGCGCGAACTGGGAGCCGCGCACAACTTCACCGTGGACGCCACGGAGGACGCGACCGCCTTCACCGCGGCCAACCTCGGCAGGTACGGGGCAGTGGTGTTCCTGTCCACCACCGGGGACGTGCTGAACGGGACGCAGCAGACGGCGTTCGAGCAGTACATCCGCGGCGGCGGAGGCTACGTCGGCATCCACGCCGCCGCGGACACCGAGTACGACTGGCCGTTCTACGCCGGACTGGCCGGGGCCCTGTTCCACTCGCATCCGCACAACCAGACCGCGACGGTCCGCGTCGAGGACCGGGCACACGACGCCACCGCCCACCTCGGCGGCGCGTGGCAGCGGTTCGACGAGTGGTACAACTACCGGTCCAATCCACGGACGACCGCGCACGTCCTCGCCTCGCTCGACGAAGGCAGTTACACGGGCGGCAACATGTCCGGCGACCACCCCATCGCCTGGTGCAAGGACTACGAGGGAGGCCGGGCGTTCTACACGGGCGGCGGCCACACCGACGAGTCGTACACCGAGCCCGCGTTCCGCCGGCATCTGCTGGGCGGAATCCGGTGGGCGGCGGGGACGACCAAGGCCGACTGCCGACCGGAGACCGGATACACCGCGCTCTTCGACGGCAGCGGGACGGCCGGCTGGGAGCAGGCGGGCCCCGGGTCGTTCTCGCTGGCCGACGGCACGCTCACCTCTCAGGGCGGGCTGGGCATGCTGTGGCACTCGGCCCGGGAGGTGACCGGCGACTACTCGCTCAAGCTGGACTGGCGGATGGACGGCGACGACAACTCCGGCGTCTTCGTCGGCTTCCCCGCCTCCTCCGACCCCTGGTCGGCGGTGAACAACGGCTACGAGATCCAGATCGACGCCACCGACGCCGCCGACCGGACCACCGGAGCGGTGTACGGATTCCAGTCCGCCGACGTCACCGCCCGCGACGCCGCCCTCAACCCTCCGGGCGAATGGAACACCTATGAGATCCGGGTGACGGGTGAGCGCCTGGAGGTCTTCCTCAATGGCAGGAAGATCAACGACTTCACCAACACCGACCCCGCCCGCAGTCTGCGCCAGGGCCACATCGGCCTGCAGAACCACGGGGACGGCGACCAGGTGTCGTTCCGCAACATCCGCCTGGCCACCTCGGACACCGACGGCCGGACCGGAGAGCTCACGGGAGTGAACGGAAAGTGCCTGGACGTCGCCGCCGGTGCCACGGCCGACGGCACGCAGGTGCAGCTGTGGACCTGCAACGGGAGCGGCGCGCAGCAGTGGACGGTGCCCGGTGACGGCACCGTGCGCGCGCTGGGCAAGTGCCTCGACGTGAGCGGTGGCGGCAGTGCCGACGGCACCAGGATCCAGCTGTGGACCTGCAACGGGACCGGCGCCCAGACATGGTCCGCGCAGCCGGACGGGTCGGTGCGCAACCCGCAGTCGGGCAAGTGCCTCGACGCCGAGGGCGGTACCTGGAACGACGGCACCAGGGTCCACCTGTGGACCTGCCATACCGGCCCCAACCAGAAATGGAACCTGCCGTAG